The segment ATGTCCATCGGCACCGCCAATTCCGGACTCGAATCATCGGACTCTTCCGTTTTTGGAATCCCGTTGAATCACCTGAATCGATCGCGATTCGAGGACTGGGGACAATCCGTTGACAAAGCGGATTCGGTGTCTGTGTTCGTTGGTGGACTGGATGAGTTTATTGGTGACGCGAACAACCGGATGTTGCGTTGCCTGACGAAAGCAGAACAGTTCTTTGCGGCGGCGTTGTTGGTGACGCAAAGCCAAAGCGATCCCGACGCGGACGAACCGGCTCGAACACTTTCGCCGATGGTGCTGTATGGCGAAACGGGAACGGGGAAAACATCATTGGCACTTTCTTTGGTCTCCCGGATTTGTGCTTCGATGGACCATCCCGAAGACGCAACCAGCGACAGACCTGTTTGCTTTGCTGGCAGCGAATTCTTCCGACGCTACGTGGCAGCGATGGACCGTCAGTCACTGGGTGAGTTTCGACAACGAATTTTCGATAGCCCTGGAATTCTGATCGACAACATTGGGCAACTGGAAGGAAAGCTGGGTGCTCAGCGCGAGTTGGTATTCCTGATCGACCAGTTGGATCGACTGGGCAAACCGGTCGTTATCACGATGCAGTCATCTCCTTTGGAGGCCAATCATCTTTTGCCTCAACTGCTGTCGCGACTTGGCGGTGGAATCGCACTTCCAGTCTTGCCGCCAGGAATTGATGCTCGACGCAAAATCATTTCTCGTCTCTCGGAAATTCATCGTACGCCGCTCGACTCGGAAGCCGCTGAGTGGGTTGCCAGACGAATGACCGTATCGGTGCCAAAACTGAATCACTTTTTCATCCAGCTGAAAACTGAACTGAAGTCGAATGGCGATTCGTTGCCGAATGGCAAACCGATTGATATGTCGACGCTGGGTTTGCTGTTTCGCCAGGACGAAAGCACGATCGATGCGATGGCGTGTCGCATCATTGAAACCGTCGCCGATGAATTTGACATGACGACGACTGTGCTGTGCAGCAATTCGCGAAAGCAGACGGTCGTGATGGCCCGTGGCGTAGCGATTTGGTTGTTGCGAACAATGCTGGGTCTGAGCTACCACGCGATTGGAACGCTGTTCGGTAACCGTGACCACACGACGATCTTGCATGCCTTCCAGAAATACGACTCACTGATTGAAACAGAAACTGACTCTGCGGAGTCAAACGCGTCGCTATGTAACCTTGTGCGGACTTTGCAGCTTCGGCTGAACGATACCTTTGCGGGCCAAATGACACTGATCCCGTAAAGAATGCCGCGGGACAAATTACCTGATACTAAAAAGGAAAACCTGTTTGCATTTTGTCAAACTGTTTCCTGAGAGCCTGGTTTTGAACTTCAAAGTTTGATTCCCGGTTTACTGACTTTATTTGATACTGACTAACAACCATTACAGTGACGCGTATATGACTACTTTTCCACTACGCTTCCGGCGACACAAGTTACCGGCTGTCGGTTAGTTGCGGCTGACGAAGACCAGTTACTGACAGTTTCGGCCGACACTACAATACTGATACAAAAGAATAAACTAACAATCATTTACGCTCACGCGTTCAAAACAGCTTCCTAGAAATCTCCCCTAGATCTCCTTTAGAGAATCAACGTGAAAATCAAGATCAACCGAGAAAGCTTCTTTAAGACTTTTCAGATTGCTGCCGCTGTTGCACCGGTTCGCAGCCCCAAAACAATCTTGCAAAACATTAAACTGAAAGTCGACAAAGACGGCGGCGAACTTTCTGCCACCGATATGGAAGTCGGCGTACGTTTGCAGGTACCCGATATCGAAGTCAGCACACCAGGCAGCGCGGTCATCCCGGTACAGCGACTCAGCATGATCCTGCGTGAGTCCAATGACGAGTTCCTTGAGATCGAGGCCGACGGTGAAAAGACCACGGTCACTGGTCAGAGCAGTCGTTTCGAGTTGCAGGCTCAGAACCCGGACGAGTTTCCGGAAGTCGCCGAGTTCACGGGCAAGGACTACTACGAGGTATCTGGGACGGTGCTTCGCGAACTGATCAAGCGAACTTTGTTTGCGACCGATGCTGAAAGTGCTCGTTATGCACTTGGTGGTGTTTTGTTGGAGATCGATGGCGAGACGTTGACGGCTGTCGGCACCGATGGTCGCAGGCTGGCCAAGATGAGCGGAGCGATCAGCAAGACAGGTTCGCCCAAGGACACTGGGGCGGCCACGATCGTACCGTCACGAGCCATGCAGTTGATGGAACGTATTCTTCCACAGGGCGACGAGAAAGTTCATTTCTTGCCACAGGCCAATGAACTGTTGGTGCGTGACGGCAATGGCGTATTCTATACCCGATTGGTCGAAGGCCGTTTTCCACCATGGCAGGATGTCATTCCAAAGCGGGATGAAACGAACAAGATCGACATTCCGGTCGGGCCGATGTATTCGGCGCTTCGCCAGGCAGCGATCGTGTCGAGCGATGAAAGTCGCGGAGTCGATTTTACGTTCGGTGGTGGATCGTTGGTGATGAGCAACAGCACGGCCGAAGTCGGTCAGTCTCGCGTTGAAATCCCGATCCCCTTTGACGAAAAAGAAGAACTGACGATCACGCTGGACCACCGCTACGTCGCGGATTTTTTGAAAGTGCTTCAGGCGGACCGCACGTTCACGTTTGATATTCAGAGCGGCGATCAGGCGGCTTACTGCCACACCGATGATGACTATGGATACGTCATCATGCCGCTGTCGAAGGATCGGAAATAACGATGGAGCCCGGGCAATACGACGAACAGGATTTCGATAACGCCAGCGATTTGGTCAAACTGCGCCAGCGTTATTTTCGTCGCCCAAAAACACCGGCAAACATCATCTCGCAGATGATGGCCAGGCAGGGTTACGGCCAGACGAAATCAAATGACGAACTGAACGAGGCGTGGGAGATTGCTTCCGGGCCGAGGTTCGCCAAAAACACCAAGGCTGGACGAATCAACCGCGGCGTTCTGGAAGTTCACGTTTCCAGTTCCGCGGCAATGAACATGCTCAGCTTTGAAAAGAAGAAACTGCTTTCTGCGATGCAGCAGCAGTTGCCTCAAAACAATATTAAAGACCTACGCTTTAAACTTGGAAACGTCGCCAGATGAGTAATAAACCAGACGATTACAGTTCCGATGACCTGAAACGGTTGACCGATTTGCAACATGTCCGCAAACGGCCAGGAATGTACATCGGAGACACCGGCACGGGCGGTTTGCACCATCTCGTCTATGAAGTCGTCGATAACTCAATCGACGAAGCAATGGCTGGACATGCCACGACGGTGACGGTCATCATCAATCCGGATGGTTCCATTACCTGTATCGATGACGGTCGAGGGATTCCGGTGTCACGTCACGAACAGCTCTCGGCTCAGGAAGACCGGGAAGTGACAGCGCTTGAAGGCGTGATGACGATGCTCAAGTTTGGCGGAAAGTTCGCCGACAAAAGCGACAACTCGGAAGAGAAGGCGGCTTACAAAGTATCCGGCGGTCTTCACGGCGTTGGTGTGACGGTCGTTAACTTCCTCTCCGAATGGGCAGAAGTCGAAGTCTACCGCGAAGGGCACGTCTACCAGCAAAGCTACGAACGCGGTGTCCCAACCGGTGCGGTAACCAAAAGCGGAAAGACTACCAAGCAGGGAACGAAGACGACTTTCAAGGCTGACCCGCAGATCTTTGAAACGACCAAGTACGAACGCTCAGTGTTGATGAAACGTCTGCAAGAGTTGGCATTCCTCAACAGCGGAGTTCGCATCGTTTTCACGGATGCCCGGATCAATGAAACTGACGAATTCCACTACGAACGCGGAATCATTGAGTACGTCGAGTATCTCAATCGAGCCAGCGATCCGATTCACAAAGAAGTGATCTACGTTTCGGGTGAAAACGAAGGCGTCGGGTACGAACTGGCGATCCAGTACACGACCGACCATACCGAAAAGGTTCACTCGTTTGCGAACAATATCAACACGCACGAAGGCGGAACCCATGTCTCGGGTTTTCGCTCGACGTTGACGCGGACGCTCAACAGTTACGGAAAGAACAATAAACTCTATCCGAAAGATCTGGGAGTCACCGGCGAAGACTTCCGCGAAGGACTCACCGCAATTCTTTCGGTAAAAGTCCCCGAGCCGCAGTTCGAGGGCCAGACGAAAACGAAGCTTCGAAACAGTGAGGTCGAAGGAATTATCAGCTCGGCGTTTGGTGAGTTTTTCAAGACTTACCTCGAAGAGAATCCATCGGCTGCCAAGACGATTATCAAGAAAGGTATCCAGGCGGCCGAAGCACGCGAAGCAGCGAAAGCGGCTCGAGAGAAGATTCGTCGCAAGTCAGTTTTGGGCGGCAGCGGACTGCCGGGTAAGCTTCGCGATTGTCTCAGCGACGACGTAGAGAAGTGCGAAATCTACCTTGTGGAAGGTGACTCGGCCGGTGGATCGGCCGAAGGTGGTCGACTGAAAGAGTTCCAGGCGATCCTGCCTCTTCGCGGTAAAATCATCAACGCGTACAAGGCTCGTGAGGACAAAGTTTTGGCCAACGAAGAGGTCCAGAGCATCATCAATGCCCTTCGAATCGGTGTCGGTGAAACGCAGGACCTGTCGAAACGACGTTACGAAAAAGTCATCATCATGACCGATGCCGACGTCGACGGTT is part of the Mariniblastus fucicola genome and harbors:
- a CDS encoding DUF721 domain-containing protein: MEPGQYDEQDFDNASDLVKLRQRYFRRPKTPANIISQMMARQGYGQTKSNDELNEAWEIASGPRFAKNTKAGRINRGVLEVHVSSSAAMNMLSFEKKKLLSAMQQQLPQNNIKDLRFKLGNVAR
- the dnaN gene encoding DNA polymerase III subunit beta codes for the protein MKIKINRESFFKTFQIAAAVAPVRSPKTILQNIKLKVDKDGGELSATDMEVGVRLQVPDIEVSTPGSAVIPVQRLSMILRESNDEFLEIEADGEKTTVTGQSSRFELQAQNPDEFPEVAEFTGKDYYEVSGTVLRELIKRTLFATDAESARYALGGVLLEIDGETLTAVGTDGRRLAKMSGAISKTGSPKDTGAATIVPSRAMQLMERILPQGDEKVHFLPQANELLVRDGNGVFYTRLVEGRFPPWQDVIPKRDETNKIDIPVGPMYSALRQAAIVSSDESRGVDFTFGGGSLVMSNSTAEVGQSRVEIPIPFDEKEELTITLDHRYVADFLKVLQADRTFTFDIQSGDQAAYCHTDDDYGYVIMPLSKDRK
- a CDS encoding DNA gyrase subunit B: MSNKPDDYSSDDLKRLTDLQHVRKRPGMYIGDTGTGGLHHLVYEVVDNSIDEAMAGHATTVTVIINPDGSITCIDDGRGIPVSRHEQLSAQEDREVTALEGVMTMLKFGGKFADKSDNSEEKAAYKVSGGLHGVGVTVVNFLSEWAEVEVYREGHVYQQSYERGVPTGAVTKSGKTTKQGTKTTFKADPQIFETTKYERSVLMKRLQELAFLNSGVRIVFTDARINETDEFHYERGIIEYVEYLNRASDPIHKEVIYVSGENEGVGYELAIQYTTDHTEKVHSFANNINTHEGGTHVSGFRSTLTRTLNSYGKNNKLYPKDLGVTGEDFREGLTAILSVKVPEPQFEGQTKTKLRNSEVEGIISSAFGEFFKTYLEENPSAAKTIIKKGIQAAEAREAAKAAREKIRRKSVLGGSGLPGKLRDCLSDDVEKCEIYLVEGDSAGGSAEGGRLKEFQAILPLRGKIINAYKAREDKVLANEEVQSIINALRIGVGETQDLSKRRYEKVIIMTDADVDGSHIRTLLLCFFYRQMYQLIEQGHVYVACPPLFRVKQGKKTYYVQTDEEMRAQLLDRGLENTSFEGEGIKVEGENMRKLCVTLASMEDAILALERRGINLKTHSERMDNDGRLPVFHAFLGTVEKWFTDRKSLDEFIKSHESESGVEVTIETEQDAGAKEAAGETVDTINTLRINEFHEVRTINSGLKALDEFGLGIGALLPVDRTGLETPRFILYKGETENPVADLRGLIASVRALGEKGIHLTRFKGLGEMNAEELRETTLDPDNRTLIQIKMPNVAEADDMFRILMGDKVEPRREFIEKYALDVSELDV
- a CDS encoding DnaA/Hda family protein — protein: MSIGTANSGLESSDSSVFGIPLNHLNRSRFEDWGQSVDKADSVSVFVGGLDEFIGDANNRMLRCLTKAEQFFAAALLVTQSQSDPDADEPARTLSPMVLYGETGTGKTSLALSLVSRICASMDHPEDATSDRPVCFAGSEFFRRYVAAMDRQSLGEFRQRIFDSPGILIDNIGQLEGKLGAQRELVFLIDQLDRLGKPVVITMQSSPLEANHLLPQLLSRLGGGIALPVLPPGIDARRKIISRLSEIHRTPLDSEAAEWVARRMTVSVPKLNHFFIQLKTELKSNGDSLPNGKPIDMSTLGLLFRQDESTIDAMACRIIETVADEFDMTTTVLCSNSRKQTVVMARGVAIWLLRTMLGLSYHAIGTLFGNRDHTTILHAFQKYDSLIETETDSAESNASLCNLVRTLQLRLNDTFAGQMTLIP